Proteins co-encoded in one Chitinophagales bacterium genomic window:
- a CDS encoding M1 family metallopeptidase gives MKQSNLSLFLLTTLITLLPFNMFAQSPLSGNKPTFTRADSLRGSLRPERTWFDVTFYDLNIKVDPDKQTIEGFNTIHFLVNESFPVMQLDLFDNLNIDSIVYKDRKLGYKREFNAVFIEMGELIKPGEIEELTFYYSGTPTVAIRAPWDGGFVWNKDKNGNHFVGVACQGFGASSWWPTKDHQSDEPDSMRIAGTVPSNLVMASNGRLRSTVENGDWTTYEWFVSYPINNYNASITIADFANFNDTYVSETEGTLDLRYYVLSYNLEKAKKQFEQVPPMMACYEEWLGPYPFWRDGFALIETPYLGMEHQSGIAYGNDYLTGYAGTDFSRIGLTFDYIIIHEAGHEWWGNNLTSFDIGDMWIHEGFCTYTESLYVECMFGYEKAMDYVNAKKPTIGNREPVQGPYGVNHEGNGDMYNKGMLMLNTVRHAVGNDDLWHEILKGLQTDYKYSIVTRKDIIEYINEKTGKDFSHIFAQYLDYTSVPQLQFKTTKKGKNLMVDYRWEADAVGFDLPFKYKDNTGEWQTIYPTSEWQSMKLKKMKEKNLEWAMRDFYVVVKNVGE, from the coding sequence ATGAAACAATCAAACCTTAGTCTTTTCTTACTGACCACACTCATAACCCTTTTGCCCTTCAATATGTTTGCACAAAGTCCATTGAGCGGCAACAAACCTACTTTTACCCGTGCCGATTCGCTTAGAGGAAGTCTTCGCCCTGAAAGGACTTGGTTTGATGTCACGTTTTATGACCTGAATATCAAAGTAGATCCTGATAAACAAACCATTGAAGGCTTCAATACAATCCATTTTTTGGTAAATGAATCCTTTCCTGTCATGCAATTGGATTTATTTGACAATCTGAACATTGATAGCATTGTATATAAAGACCGCAAATTGGGGTACAAACGTGAGTTCAATGCAGTATTTATCGAAATGGGCGAATTGATAAAACCTGGTGAAATAGAAGAATTGACTTTCTATTATTCTGGTACTCCAACTGTTGCAATACGTGCGCCGTGGGATGGTGGTTTTGTTTGGAACAAAGACAAAAACGGCAATCACTTTGTGGGAGTAGCATGTCAAGGTTTTGGGGCGAGTTCTTGGTGGCCTACTAAAGACCATCAAAGCGATGAGCCTGATAGTATGCGGATTGCAGGAACAGTTCCTTCTAATTTGGTGATGGCGAGCAATGGACGTTTGAGAAGTACGGTTGAAAATGGAGATTGGACGACTTATGAATGGTTTGTGAGTTACCCTATCAACAACTACAATGCTTCAATAACCATTGCAGATTTTGCCAACTTCAATGACACTTATGTAAGTGAAACAGAAGGTACTTTGGATTTACGTTATTATGTTTTGTCTTACAATTTGGAGAAAGCCAAAAAACAGTTTGAGCAAGTGCCTCCCATGATGGCATGTTATGAAGAATGGCTCGGCCCCTATCCTTTTTGGAGGGATGGTTTTGCGCTGATTGAAACTCCTTATTTGGGTATGGAACACCAAAGCGGGATTGCGTATGGCAACGACTATTTAACGGGCTATGCAGGAACTGATTTTTCACGCATTGGCTTGACTTTCGATTATATTATTATCCACGAAGCAGGTCATGAATGGTGGGGCAACAACTTGACCTCCTTCGACATAGGTGATATGTGGATTCACGAAGGCTTTTGTACCTACACCGAATCTTTATATGTAGAGTGCATGTTTGGCTACGAAAAAGCGATGGATTATGTGAATGCCAAAAAACCTACAATCGGCAACCGTGAACCTGTGCAGGGGCCTTATGGAGTAAATCATGAAGGAAATGGCGACATGTACAACAAAGGAATGTTGATGCTCAATACTGTTCGTCATGCCGTAGGCAATGATGATTTGTGGCACGAAATTTTGAAGGGACTGCAAACGGACTATAAATACAGCATCGTAACCCGAAAAGATATCATCGAATATATCAATGAAAAAACGGGAAAAGATTTTTCACATATTTTCGCTCAATATCTCGACTATACTTCTGTGCCACAATTACAGTTCAAAACTACCAAAAAGGGTAAAAATTTGATGGTCGATTACCGTTGGGAAGCAGATGCGGTTGGTTTTGATTTGCCCTTCAAATACAAAGATAATACGGGTGAATGGCAAACGATTTACCCTACTTCGGAGTGGCAAAGCATGAAATTGAAGAAGATGAAGGAGAAAAACTTGGAGTGGGCCATGCGGGATTTTTATGTGGTGGTAAAAAATGTGGGGGAATAA
- a CDS encoding TetR/AcrR family transcriptional regulator, with protein MKKTQKKILANAIQLFNKRGVGNVRLQDIAKKAGISAGNLSYHYKTKKDLMEAVLAYMTEELKSTRSANMAFLEKDDYISLIKTYLRFQIGHRFFYRDILEIISMVPEAAMVFEEQIQQMLNFSKNGIYLAIGKGIMLSEPHEGHYDFFAKNIWAILHSFLTEREVLGEEKISLQQVILAVLESHFPYLTEKGKVLFGKLKSRLPELIEEEKVGTV; from the coding sequence ATGAAAAAAACCCAAAAAAAGATATTGGCCAATGCCATTCAATTGTTTAATAAGAGAGGTGTTGGCAATGTGCGATTACAGGATATAGCCAAAAAAGCAGGAATCAGCGCAGGTAATTTGTCATATCACTACAAGACCAAAAAAGACTTGATGGAAGCGGTTTTGGCGTATATGACGGAGGAGTTGAAGTCAACGAGAAGTGCAAATATGGCTTTTTTGGAAAAAGACGATTACATTTCTTTGATTAAAACGTATTTGCGTTTTCAAATCGGACACCGCTTTTTTTATCGGGATATTTTGGAAATCATCAGCATGGTGCCAGAGGCTGCAATGGTGTTTGAAGAACAGATACAACAGATGCTTAATTTTTCTAAAAACGGTATCTACTTGGCTATTGGTAAGGGCATTATGCTATCTGAACCGCATGAGGGACATTACGATTTTTTTGCCAAAAATATCTGGGCTATCTTACATTCTTTTTTGACGGAGAGGGAGGTTTTGGGAGAAGAAAAAATCAGTTTGCAGCAGGTCATACTGGCGGTTTTGGAATCGCATTTTCCTTATTTGACCGAGAAAGGCAAAGTGTTGTTTGGTAAATTGAAAAGTCGATTGCCTGAATTGATAGAGGAGGAGAAAGTGGGAACTGTTTGA
- a CDS encoding TraR/DksA family transcriptional regulator, whose amino-acid sequence MPEEVDNLKGANTSKNIIRYSDAELQEFKELITQKLESAEIQLSYLIEEIESVTENPETRSVGMGEASTTQEKEYLNQMASRQRQYIRHLENALIRIENKVYGICRVTGKLIVKERLKAVPHATLSMEAKTTMRNGQQWQ is encoded by the coding sequence ATGCCAGAAGAAGTGGATAATTTGAAGGGGGCTAATACCTCCAAAAATATAATAAGATACAGCGATGCTGAACTTCAAGAGTTTAAGGAGTTGATTACACAAAAATTGGAGTCTGCGGAAATACAGTTGAGTTATTTGATTGAGGAAATTGAATCTGTAACCGAAAATCCTGAAACACGTTCGGTGGGTATGGGAGAGGCTTCTACTACACAAGAGAAAGAATATTTGAATCAGATGGCTTCTCGACAACGGCAGTATATTCGACATTTAGAAAATGCGCTTATACGTATAGAAAATAAAGTGTATGGAATTTGTCGGGTGACGGGAAAATTGATTGTAAAGGAAAGGTTGAAAGCTGTTCCTCATGCAACTTTGAGCATGGAAGCCAAAACAACGATGCGAAACGGACAACAATGGCAATGA
- a CDS encoding metallophosphoesterase produces the protein MLQRLFALTIPIVLLLLIDSYTFQAFKTATHQVWVHYAYWVITMFAYLVLAVGIVTGFRTWNKKVRSYIGGFFMSIYLAKFVIIGFLMIDDVVRLGRWFWMVFLGEGSTPIERIKIISQIGLFAASIPFVAMLKGMIHNAHNYLTRKHTLQIDHLPSVFEGFKIIQISDIHTGSLVNKTAVEGAIETINALEADIVFFTGDLVNNFAAEAQPFVDIFKKIKAKYGVYSITGNHDYGDYSRWESEEAKRQNFELLIDTHKRMGWKLLLNEHAIIEVGGKQLVIIGVENWSANKRFRNYGDLAKAYKGAENADLQLLLSHDPSHWRAEVLQLYPKIAATFSGHTHGFQFGINTRFYKWSPVKYAYKEWMGLYQEGTQYLYVNPGFGYVGYPGRVGFLPEITVVELTSKT, from the coding sequence ATGTTACAAAGATTGTTTGCTTTAACCATACCAATTGTACTTTTACTGCTAATTGATAGCTATACTTTTCAAGCCTTCAAAACAGCAACACACCAAGTATGGGTGCATTACGCATATTGGGTGATTACTATGTTTGCCTATCTCGTTTTGGCAGTGGGCATTGTGACAGGGTTTCGGACTTGGAACAAAAAGGTGCGATCTTATATAGGCGGCTTTTTTATGAGTATTTACCTCGCCAAATTTGTCATTATTGGTTTTTTGATGATTGACGATGTAGTGCGGTTGGGGCGTTGGTTTTGGATGGTGTTTTTGGGAGAAGGAAGCACACCGATTGAACGCATTAAAATCATCAGTCAAATCGGTTTGTTTGCGGCAAGTATTCCTTTTGTCGCCATGCTAAAAGGCATGATTCACAATGCCCATAACTACCTCACCCGCAAGCATACACTTCAAATTGATCACCTTCCCAGTGTTTTTGAAGGCTTCAAAATCATACAAATATCAGACATTCATACAGGTAGTTTGGTCAACAAAACGGCCGTTGAAGGTGCTATTGAAACCATCAATGCTTTGGAGGCAGATATTGTGTTTTTCACAGGTGATTTGGTCAACAATTTTGCCGCAGAAGCCCAGCCTTTTGTGGATATTTTCAAAAAAATCAAAGCTAAATACGGTGTTTACTCGATCACAGGGAATCACGATTACGGCGATTATTCGAGGTGGGAAAGTGAAGAAGCAAAACGCCAAAACTTTGAATTACTGATAGATACACACAAGCGCATGGGTTGGAAATTGCTGCTCAACGAACACGCAATCATTGAAGTAGGAGGGAAGCAGTTGGTAATTATTGGTGTTGAGAATTGGAGTGCCAACAAACGTTTCCGCAATTACGGAGATTTGGCGAAAGCCTACAAAGGTGCAGAAAACGCTGACCTTCAATTGTTACTTTCTCACGACCCTTCTCATTGGCGCGCCGAAGTGCTTCAGTTGTATCCCAAAATTGCAGCTACTTTTTCTGGACATACACACGGTTTTCAGTTTGGTATCAATACCCGCTTTTATAAATGGAGTCCTGTGAAATATGCTTACAAAGAATGGATGGGTTTGTATCAAGAAGGAACGCAATATTTGTATGTAAACCCAGGATTTGGCTATGTAGGTTATCCTGGTCGTGTGGGATTTTTGCCAGAAATAACCGTTGTGGAACTGACTTCTAAGACTTAA
- a CDS encoding lipoprotein signal peptidase has protein sequence MKTSRIVLIILAVLLIDQALKIWIKLNMTLGQEYQIFDWFIIHFIENDGMAFGITFGGEYGKLALSLFRIVAVVFIGFFLRHLVRTKAPNGLIFSMSLIMAGAIGNIIDSTFYGILFSESTYVQVATFLPESGGYKPFLHGYVVDMFYFPLFEGVYPTWVPYLGGNTFRFFQPIFNIADSAITIGVAAIIIFQRSFFAEPTAEKEMEVNAASVNTNSSQDNIQEAVVES, from the coding sequence TTGAAAACTTCGAGAATTGTTTTAATTATTTTAGCGGTATTGTTGATAGATCAGGCCTTAAAAATTTGGATCAAACTCAATATGACTTTGGGGCAGGAATATCAAATTTTTGATTGGTTTATCATTCACTTTATCGAAAATGATGGTATGGCGTTTGGCATCACTTTTGGCGGTGAATATGGAAAGCTGGCTTTGAGTCTTTTTCGAATTGTAGCGGTTGTTTTTATTGGTTTTTTCCTTCGACATTTAGTGCGTACCAAAGCTCCTAATGGATTGATTTTTAGTATGTCTTTAATCATGGCGGGTGCAATTGGCAATATCATTGACAGCACCTTCTATGGAATTTTGTTTTCGGAGAGTACGTATGTGCAAGTGGCTACTTTTTTGCCAGAAAGTGGTGGCTACAAACCTTTTTTGCATGGGTATGTAGTGGATATGTTCTATTTTCCTTTGTTTGAAGGGGTTTATCCTACATGGGTTCCCTACTTGGGCGGTAATACTTTCCGCTTTTTCCAACCTATTTTCAACATTGCCGATTCAGCAATTACGATTGGTGTAGCTGCAATCATCATTTTCCAACGCAGCTTTTTTGCAGAACCGACTGCTGAGAAGGAAATGGAGGTCAATGCTGCTTCGGTGAATACAAATTCTTCTCAAGACAATATTCAGGAGGCTGTTGTGGAGTCATAA
- the mtaB gene encoding tRNA (N(6)-L-threonylcarbamoyladenosine(37)-C(2))-methylthiotransferase MtaB, translating to MNTSTNTAINTSTKKVAFYTLGCKLNYSETSGISRLMERGGFETVDFFEAKEVDVYVINTCSVTDNADKKCRKVIRQALKHSPDAYIVVVGCYAQLKPKEISEIPGVDLVLGAAEKFNIVEHLDNLTKQKKGQFISCEIEAANFFVDAYSVGERTRSFLKVQDGCDYKCAFCTIPLARGKSRSDSIENVVKNAHKIAEMGIQEIVLTGVNIGDYGRRMNDGTDKEVTFLDLVKTLDEVPVARFRISSIEPNLLTNETIEFVAQSKRFMPHFHIPLQSGNNKILKAMRRRYKRELYADRVKTIKKFMPHACIGVDVIVGFPSESNEDFLDTYRFLNDLDISYLHVFTYSERADTHALSLSPVVPLDVRRERSQMLRILSEKKRRHFYEKHLDTVRPVLFEGEKQGTMMHGFTDNYVKIEVPFDESLVNDIRVAKLKKIGLTGVVEIAFLDEKQK from the coding sequence GTGAATACTTCAACAAATACTGCAATAAACACCAGCACCAAGAAAGTAGCTTTCTATACTTTGGGCTGCAAACTGAACTACTCCGAAACCTCGGGTATCAGCCGTTTGATGGAAAGAGGAGGTTTTGAGACCGTTGACTTTTTTGAAGCAAAAGAGGTAGATGTCTATGTCATCAACACCTGCTCCGTGACCGACAATGCCGACAAAAAGTGTCGGAAGGTGATTCGGCAAGCATTGAAGCACTCACCCGATGCCTACATCGTAGTCGTTGGCTGTTATGCCCAATTGAAGCCCAAAGAAATATCTGAAATACCGGGCGTTGACTTGGTTTTGGGAGCTGCCGAAAAATTCAACATTGTAGAACACCTCGACAATCTTACCAAACAGAAAAAAGGGCAGTTCATTTCCTGCGAAATTGAAGCTGCCAACTTTTTTGTGGATGCTTATTCGGTAGGCGAACGTACCCGTTCTTTCCTCAAGGTGCAAGATGGATGTGACTATAAATGTGCCTTTTGTACAATTCCACTTGCTCGGGGCAAAAGCCGTAGTGACAGCATCGAAAATGTGGTAAAAAATGCTCATAAGATTGCTGAAATGGGTATTCAGGAAATCGTTTTGACGGGTGTGAACATTGGCGACTATGGGCGCAGAATGAACGATGGAACGGATAAAGAAGTCACTTTTTTGGATTTGGTGAAAACACTGGATGAAGTACCTGTGGCTCGTTTTCGCATTTCCTCCATTGAACCCAATTTATTGACCAACGAAACCATCGAATTTGTGGCCCAGTCGAAGCGATTCATGCCTCATTTCCACATCCCATTGCAGTCGGGCAACAACAAGATTTTGAAGGCAATGCGCCGTCGCTACAAACGAGAATTGTATGCGGATAGGGTGAAAACCATCAAAAAATTCATGCCCCATGCCTGTATTGGCGTGGATGTGATTGTGGGTTTTCCGAGCGAAAGCAACGAAGATTTTTTAGATACTTATCGTTTTTTGAATGATTTGGATATTTCATACCTCCACGTTTTCACCTATTCCGAACGAGCAGACACACACGCTTTGAGCCTTTCGCCTGTTGTGCCGTTGGATGTACGCAGAGAACGCAGTCAAATGCTCAGAATATTGTCGGAAAAGAAACGCCGACATTTTTACGAAAAACATTTGGATACAGTTCGCCCAGTTTTGTTTGAAGGAGAAAAACAAGGCACTATGATGCACGGTTTTACAGACAATTATGTGAAGATTGAAGTACCTTTTGACGAAAGCTTGGTGAACGATATTAGAGTGGCGAAATTGAAGAAAATTGGATTGACGGGAGTGGTAGAAATTGCCTTTTTAGACGAAAAACAAAAGTAG
- the ileS gene encoding isoleucine--tRNA ligase: MTTTDKAKYRQVKRLNLPEIEAEILAFWEKHEIFEKSIDIRKGNKPYVFYEGPPSVNGKPGIHHVMGRAIKDLFCRYHSLKGEQVHRKAGWDTHGLPIELAVEKTLGITKEDIGKSISVEEYNQKCREEALKYQALWGDITLKMGYWVDMDNPYVTFENEYIETLWWILKQFYDRGLLYKGYTIQPFSPAAGTGLSTHELNQPGAYRDVKDVSATAQFKVIHNEQSDLLYEKTEEGASVYFLAWTTTPWTLPSNTALAVGENITYLQVNTFNSYTFKPISVIIAKDLFSKYFNAENAALPLDSYEAGSKNIPYVIVGEMVGAALEGCRYEQLLPYAQPEDGDAFKVILGDFVTTESGTGIVHIAPSFGADDMRMAKKYGLGSLTLVDKQGRFVEAVTDFAGVPVKNYDDVPEKEYRAVDIDIVVKLKTENKLFKSEKYNHSYPHCWRTDKPIIYYPLDSWFVRTTEHKARMVELNKTINWKPAATGEGRFGNWLENLVDWNLSRSRFWGTPLPIWRTEDSSEEICIGSIDELAAKVDEAVAAGLMADNPYYEIKDGERVRKADFDLHRPYIDRIVLVSSTGEPMQREADLIDVWFDSGAMPYAQWHYPFENKEKFEENYPADFIAEGVDQTRGWFFTLHAIATMLFDQVSYKNVVSNGLLLDKNGVKMSKRLGNTVDPFEAIEKYGADANRWYMISNSQPWDNLRYDIEGVQEVQRKFFGTLFNTYSFFSLYANVDGFTYEEAEIPVSERPEIDQWVISMLHSLVKEVDALYADYEPTRATRLIQDFVNDHLSNWYVRLCRRRFWKSESNSDKLAAYQTLYQCMETVLQLMSPVAPFFSDFLYQNFNNATQKQKAESIHLTDFPVADDSLIDKALEERMEMAQTICSMVLALRKKVNINVRKPLQKILVPVLEDSKRTQLEKVEDLILSEINVKEVEYVSDTSGIVTKSIKPDFKQLGRKLGKKMKAVNMAFQQFTQADIAKIEAEGVYEVEADGEKIGINLEEVIISSEDIQGWLVNTMNGLTVALDVTITEDLKQEGFARELVSRLQRLRKDMDFELTDRIVVTFETHPSLQSVLAQFGMYVCNELLADELLLAENLTDATTIEADDVTLKVKIGKNIL, encoded by the coding sequence ATGACAACAACCGATAAAGCAAAATACAGACAGGTAAAGCGTTTGAATTTACCAGAAATAGAGGCAGAAATATTGGCCTTTTGGGAGAAGCATGAGATTTTTGAAAAGAGCATTGATATTCGCAAAGGCAACAAGCCTTATGTGTTTTATGAAGGACCTCCTTCTGTGAATGGAAAGCCTGGTATTCATCATGTTATGGGGCGAGCTATCAAAGATTTATTTTGCCGTTATCACAGTTTGAAGGGCGAGCAAGTACATCGAAAAGCAGGGTGGGATACACATGGTTTGCCAATTGAATTGGCAGTCGAGAAGACTTTGGGCATCACCAAAGAGGACATTGGAAAGAGTATTAGCGTTGAAGAATACAACCAAAAATGCCGAGAAGAAGCCTTGAAGTACCAGGCATTGTGGGGCGATATTACCCTCAAAATGGGATATTGGGTGGATATGGACAATCCCTATGTTACTTTTGAAAACGAATACATCGAAACGCTTTGGTGGATATTGAAGCAGTTTTATGATAGAGGTTTGCTCTACAAAGGTTATACGATTCAGCCCTTTTCTCCTGCGGCAGGAACGGGTTTGAGTACCCACGAATTGAATCAGCCAGGTGCGTATAGAGATGTAAAAGACGTTTCGGCAACGGCACAGTTCAAGGTGATTCACAATGAACAATCGGATCTGCTCTACGAAAAAACGGAGGAAGGCGCAAGTGTGTATTTTTTGGCGTGGACGACAACACCGTGGACGCTTCCTTCAAATACGGCTTTGGCGGTGGGTGAAAATATCACTTACCTGCAAGTCAATACCTTCAATTCCTATACTTTCAAGCCAATTAGTGTCATCATTGCTAAAGATTTATTCAGCAAATACTTCAATGCCGAAAATGCTGCATTGCCTTTGGATAGTTATGAGGCGGGCAGCAAAAACATTCCTTACGTTATTGTAGGAGAAATGGTTGGAGCAGCTTTGGAAGGTTGTAGATATGAGCAGTTGTTACCCTACGCACAGCCTGAAGATGGCGATGCTTTTAAGGTAATCTTGGGTGATTTTGTGACGACCGAAAGTGGAACGGGTATTGTGCATATTGCGCCAAGTTTTGGGGCGGACGATATGCGTATGGCGAAAAAATATGGTTTGGGTTCGCTGACTTTGGTGGACAAACAAGGGCGTTTTGTGGAGGCAGTGACGGATTTTGCAGGAGTGCCTGTGAAGAATTACGATGATGTGCCAGAAAAAGAATACCGTGCGGTGGACATTGACATTGTGGTGAAATTGAAGACTGAAAACAAGCTGTTCAAATCCGAAAAATACAATCACTCTTATCCGCATTGCTGGCGAACTGACAAACCGATTATTTATTACCCTTTGGATTCTTGGTTTGTTCGCACGACCGAACACAAGGCTCGAATGGTGGAATTGAACAAAACCATCAACTGGAAACCTGCTGCAACGGGTGAAGGGCGTTTTGGAAATTGGTTGGAGAATTTGGTGGACTGGAATTTGTCTCGTTCTCGTTTTTGGGGAACGCCTTTACCAATCTGGCGTACCGAAGATAGTAGTGAGGAAATTTGTATTGGTTCGATTGACGAATTGGCTGCAAAGGTGGATGAAGCCGTTGCAGCGGGTTTGATGGCGGATAATCCTTACTATGAAATAAAAGATGGTGAGAGGGTGCGAAAAGCAGATTTTGATTTGCACCGTCCTTATATTGACCGCATTGTGTTGGTTTCTTCAACGGGTGAACCGATGCAGCGTGAAGCAGATTTGATTGATGTGTGGTTTGATTCGGGGGCAATGCCTTATGCTCAGTGGCACTATCCGTTTGAGAACAAAGAAAAATTTGAAGAAAACTATCCTGCAGATTTCATTGCAGAAGGAGTGGATCAGACTCGTGGGTGGTTTTTTACGCTTCATGCTATTGCTACGATGTTGTTCGACCAAGTTTCTTATAAAAATGTGGTGTCCAATGGTTTGCTATTGGATAAGAATGGGGTGAAAATGTCGAAGCGATTGGGCAATACGGTGGATCCTTTTGAAGCGATTGAAAAATATGGGGCAGATGCCAATCGTTGGTACATGATTTCGAATTCGCAGCCGTGGGACAATTTGCGCTACGATATTGAAGGGGTACAGGAGGTGCAGCGTAAGTTTTTCGGAACGCTTTTCAATACTTATTCTTTTTTCAGCTTGTATGCTAATGTGGATGGATTCACGTATGAGGAGGCGGAAATTCCTGTGAGTGAACGCCCTGAGATTGATCAGTGGGTGATTTCGATGCTTCATTCGTTGGTGAAAGAAGTGGATGCGTTGTATGCAGATTATGAGCCGACTCGTGCGACTCGTTTGATTCAGGATTTTGTGAACGATCATTTGAGCAATTGGTATGTGCGTTTGTGTCGCCGTCGTTTTTGGAAAAGTGAGAGCAATTCGGACAAGTTGGCGGCTTACCAAACTTTGTATCAATGTATGGAAACGGTGCTGCAATTGATGTCGCCTGTTGCACCTTTCTTCTCTGACTTCTTGTACCAAAACTTCAACAATGCGACTCAAAAGCAAAAGGCCGAATCTATCCATTTGACAGACTTCCCTGTGGCAGATGATTCGTTGATTGACAAAGCATTGGAGGAGCGTATGGAAATGGCCCAGACGATTTGTTCGATGGTTTTGGCATTGCGTAAGAAGGTGAATATCAATGTTAGGAAGCCTTTGCAGAAAATTCTTGTGCCTGTGTTGGAGGATAGCAAACGGACGCAATTGGAGAAGGTAGAAGACTTGATTTTGTCGGAAATCAATGTGAAAGAGGTTGAATATGTGAGTGATACGAGTGGAATTGTGACGAAAAGCATCAAACCTGACTTCAAACAGTTGGGTCGAAAACTGGGTAAAAAGATGAAGGCGGTCAATATGGCTTTTCAGCAGTTTACCCAAGCCGATATTGCCAAAATCGAAGCTGAAGGGGTGTATGAGGTCGAGGCGGATGGTGAAAAAATTGGCATTAATTTAGAGGAAGTTATCATAAGTTCAGAAGACATTCAAGGTTGGTTGGTCAACACGATGAACGGTTTGACGGTTGCTTTAGATGTGACGATTACGGAAGATTTGAAGCAGGAAGGTTTTGCAAGAGAACTAGTAAGCCGTTTGCAACGTTTAAGAAAAGACATGGATTTTGAACTGACTGACCGTATTGTTGTAACTTTTGAAACACACCCATCTCTCCAATCTGTATTAGCACAATTTGGAATGTATGTCTGCAATGAACTATTGGCAGATGAACTTCTATTGGCGGAAAACTTAACGGATGCTACTACAATTGAAGCGGATGATGTGACGTTAAAAGTGAAAATCGGAAAAAACATTCTTTAG